GCCAGTCGGGCCTGAAGCAAAAGCCTGTCCGCCCGCGCCCCCCCTGGCTGGCCCGAGGCGTAAAGCCTGACCCCCGCTTCCCCCACCCAGATCAGCAGCGTGCCGGCACGGGCCGCGAGCGCCGCCGCGGCATGGCTGACGCGGGTACCCGGTTCCAGCATAAGGCAGGCGAGGCCGCCGATCGGGATATGCGTGCGAATGCCGTTATGGCCGACCAGCACGAAGGCACCGTCGAGAACGTCGATCTGCCCTTTTTCGACAAAGAGGAGAGAAGAACGTTCCTTCAGCGGAATCGGTCGCGGTGGCGGCAGGCCCGGCATGGGACGAGACATATCCGCCCCCTTCAGACAGCCCTGCGGATCAGCATAAGCCCGCAGCCGAATGCCCTGGCCCGACCGAACCCTTGCATGAGCGAATCGAGGAACGCATCCGGGGCGGTAACACGCACCTCCCCCGTCAGGTTGACCACCCCGAACGATACGATGCCACGACCGCCGGAGCGGGGGATTCGCAGGACATCACGTCCCTCGATCACAAGGGGAGAAGCCGGGGCAAATCCGGCACGGACACCCTGCCGCCCCATCCATGTTTCAAGGGCATCCGCAATCATGGAGTCACGCGCTTCCGCCCCTTCGCGCTGCGACCGGCGATGCAGCGCGTCCATCACCACGTCATGCCGCTGACTGCGAGTCCGTCCGGGCGTCTTTCGATCCACCGTGGCATTTGCCCGCAGCAGGAACCGCAATCGATCTCCTTCTTTCAGGAGCGGGTCGAACGGTCGGGTCTCGACGTCAAAAAGGCCGTGGCTGTCCACAGGTTCGCGGGCCGATAGCACCATGAAGCGTCCAGCTTCCATCTGGCGCCAGAGGAAATCGCGCGTCCGGTCGGGATCGTCACCAAAGAGAGCCCAGAGCAGATGATGGGCTGCCGCATGCTGCCGTCCCTCTCCATCCGGCACCAACAGCCGGGCCAACGCCCGCACCGGTGCATCACGCCGCAAGGCGATGCGGGAGAGAAAGCCCCGCATCATATCGTGCCCTCCTCGCGGCAGAGCAGCACGGCCTCTTCCCGCAATCCGAACTGCCATCTCCTGCGGGACAGGGGCTGATCCCGGCGGATCTCGCGGCGCAGGGGCGTATGGCCGCCGCCATGCTCGGCCATATCGACAGCATCAAGCACGAGCAGCAAACCACCGCTTCGCGATGCGCCGGCAAACTGCCGTCGAAAGGAATCGTGGCGTATCCGCAATCCGGCCTCGGGCCCATTGCGGTGACGGTCCAGAAGCACGGCGGCGGCCGAGACACCATCCGTCACGGACGGCGCCAGGGGCAAACCGGCAGGACAGGACCGCCGCCCGAGAGAGGGCGTGAAGACAGGTTCCCTCATGGCGGCCTGTAGCGCCTCCAACGACCAGCGTGCGGTCTTTCCACTCGTCCAGACGGCGCCGAGATGCCAGGTTCCCATGCGATAGTCCCGGCGGGACAGGATGGTCGCCAGGTCGCCCGGGGACGCAGCCAGTTCCTCGGCCCGTGTCGCCGGGCGCCAGTTGCGCCGCGCGGGGGCGGCCTGGGCCGTATGATAATCCGTCAGCAGCTTTCCCGGTGCATGGCACAGGATGGCCAGCCCGTAATCGGCTGCCAGCGCGGCCTGCGCGTCTTCATCATCGCGCGTCAGGCCCAGGCAGGCCGCCATCAGTCCCAGTACGGCCGACCGCGCGGGGCGGTCCCAGCCATCCCGTCGTTCGCCCACCGCGATTGCGCCGAAGGACGCCATCGGCGCCACCATGGCGAATGTCAGGAACTGTCCCATATCCGCGCTCAGGACCGGCAGAATGCCGCGATATCGGCAAGCGTCGCGCTGTCCTTGCGGGCAGTTTCCAGTTCGCATTCAGCGTCGATGCCCGCACCGTAAACCCGCGCGAGTTCGCCGCGGAACGTTCTGAGGGCTGCAATCGAGCCCGCCATAAGGTCCGTCCCGGCAACCGGCCTGGCGAACGCACCCGCAAGCGTTCGCGGCTGGGCATTGCCCCGTTCAGCCAGGACATATTGCGCGCGGGCAAGGGCGGCAAAGCTGTTCTGCTTGCCTGAGGGCGCGACCGTCGCCGCCGCTTCCACCAGCGCGCCCAAAGCCGTTTCCATCACGCCGCTTTCGTCGGCGTCACCCAGATTCTTTCGGAGCAGTTCACGATTCACACACAGATAAAGATAAAACACCCCCGACCCGAACCCGGCCTCGCTCAGGAAGCCGGCCCCGGCATCCTCTTCCGGGCGTTTCAGATCGTCGATGGCGGTATAGTAATCGTCCTCGACCGTGACGCGATGCGTGGTGATGGCGTGCGCGACCTGCACCGCCGCTTCCCGGTTATAGGATGGTTCGCTTGCCAGCATCCGGCCGAACAGGGCGATATCCGCCGCCGTGTCCGTCCGATACAGCAAGGCGTCCTTTTCTTTTGCCAGGTCGATCTTCTCGCCGGCGGCCAGCCGGTCGGCCATCGCAAACGCGGCCTCACGCTCGGCCGGCGAAATGAAGACAAGCTGTTCAGTGTAGGTGGAATTAGCGTCCTTTTCCGCCTTCACCTTGCCATAGATCCCGGCAATGTCCCGCGCGATCGCCAGGGATCTTTTTTCGTCCAGTCCCTTTTCCAGAAGATGCTGCCGGATCTCGTTCCCCAGCCGCTGGGTGCGCTGCCCCATATGCCCCGCAAGCGCCGAGGAAAAGATTTCCGATGTGCGCCAGGCCCGCTTGAGGGCCTGCGACGAAATCCGCAGGCGCGTCACGCCGCCCACATTGGCGGTCTTGGGATTGCCCGTGTCGTCACGATTGACGTTGGACGGCGGATAGAAGGTCAGGAGATGCAGTTGCAGAAATCGGCTCACGACTGAAGTTCCTTTTCGGACTCGATGGATTGTTCGGCAGATGCGCCGCTGTCCGGCTCGCCCGCATTCCAGTATTCGTAGACCCAGCGCACGCGAATCTTTTCCGCCGCCATGTCGTCCCACATCCCTGTCCGGGGCCAGGCGAGGACCGACCTGGCCAGATCGGCAACGTTCACGGTCCTGCCGGCCAACGTCACCAGGCGGCGGAATGCCGTAAGGCACTCGTCAAACTCGCTCGCATCCAGCAGTCTGCGGAACCGCACCGGTTTGCACAGTGCCGTCGCTACCTTCGCCATATCCGTCGGTCCGATCTGGCGCGCCACGAACTGGGCGGGATTGTCCGATCGCACATGCGCGAGAACCGCCGCGACCAGCGCCACCCGGGCAAGTTCGCCCTCCCGCCGGGCGCCGCATCGCCGCGCCAATGTCTGTACCGCCGGCTCGAACAGCGCATCGACGATGCTCGCGCAACGGCGCAGCCGTGCCAGCGTCCCGCGGTCGCCCGGCCGTCCGCCGGGGTCCGGCTGCAATTCGCGCCACCAGTTCCGCGCCTTTTCGGCAATCGCGTTTCGGTCATCTCCGGTCATGGCTGCTTCATCCTGGACGTCGCTTTCCGTGTAACGGGCACGGGAATTTTCAGAACCATCATGAGCGCCTGCCCTTCCTTTCCACCGCCCGCGACAGCCGCCCCGAGCCGCCGGCGCGCCAGCGCGGATCGTTGCGCCTCGGTCGTTCCCGTGTCCGGAGTCAGCATGACGGCGGAGTCGAACAGGTCCAGGGCCACCCGCCGAAGGGCGCGCAGCCAGATGCGCCGCAGATCGATGTCATCTCCGTCACCCAGCAGCACCGCCTGATGGAGAAGATCGAAGAACGTTCCCTCCGTCTGCGCCCAGAACCGTTCGCGCAGGCCGGAGAACAGCGTTGCATCTGGCGAGATGGTCCCCTTGCCAAACAGGGCCTCCCGGACACACTGTCGGAGGATACCCGCCACTTGGTCGGCGGCCTCGACATACGCTCGGGCCAGTGCGTCAAGCGCCTCCTGACGCACCGGATCGACCACGCCGGGCAGCGGCATCTCGCTCTCGACGAAGCTGCGGGCCTTCATATTGTCCATGTCATAACCGGCCGCCAGAAGCCGAGGCGTGAGCGAGGCGGCAACGTTCCGGGCCCGGTCGTTACGCCATGACAGCACCGTGCTTGCCGGAAGCCGGTGCGTATCGCTGCTGTTCACGACAATCCCGGCCCAATGGCGGTATCCGATTCCACCCGGCTGCGGGTGGACGCTCAGCCATTCGGCGTCTTTCTTCTGGCGATAACGGGGCGTCAACGGGTGGATGGATGCGCCCGCGCCATAGGGCATCCCTGTCCAGTCGGCGTAGCTTGCGCCATAAGGACGCTGTCGCCAGCCCGGTACCAGAACGGCATCCGGCTGCCCCGTCAGGTCGCATATGCCGTCCTCCGCCGCTTCGAAATCGAGGCGAATACGCCGCGGCATTCCCCACCAGCATTGCAGCGGATGGGCGTTATGGCCTGGGCGTACACTGGTTCCATCCTTGCCTGACCCGATTGTCGGCGCGAGCCACGGGAACACACGGGGCAGGTCTGCTTCGGACGGAGGCACCCCGAAGGGCGTATTCGCCCATACCATCTCCCACAGGCTCGCTCCCTCCCGGGGCAGGACCAGCGTGACCAGGGGGCCGCCGCCCCGCAGGCCGGTCATGTTTCCCGCACCGCCGCTCGGCGCCCAGGACTGGAGGGTAAACAGGGCCATGCAGGCGGCCGGACGCCCCAGCGCCATGATCCGCTGCCGATGCACGAACAGATCCGTGTTCTTCTTTACGGTGCTATCGCCAGGCGCATCGATCAGCAGACGTTCCACAGGCTCCTGGCCGCTCTGGAGATTTTCCAGGTCCTGCAGGAAGCGTGGCCCCGGCCCATCGAGCCAGAAGGCTTCGGCCACAGGGGCGAAGGCTTCGTCCAGCGCCTCCACGGAAGGTGGGTCTTCCCAGGTTTCGCACCAGATATCCTCGTTTTTGGGCGGAAACGCCGTTGCCAGCAATCCGATCAGGAATTCAAGGGACGCGATGCGGAAATCCGCCCGTGGCCAATCGAGCGCCATGATCGGATCGTCGGCCACGCGGTCCACGATCTGCGCCGGACGAATGGTCTCCGCCGCGCCGGATTTCCGGCGAATGGGCAGCCATGAAGCGGTCAGAAGATTCATGGGAAACGATCTCATTTAGCGTAGCCAGATAAAGGCAAAACTTTTACTTTGTCGCTGGCGCCAGACGGCCAGGTCCGGCGCCAGTGACGTTCGAGGTACCGGCAATGCCGGCGAATACCGATAAAACGAACGATTGCCACACGTTACACCCTCCTTTCCTTGACAACACACAGCCGCCCCATTCGGGGCGGCTTTTGTCGTTTTCCATGTTTCAAGGTTGAAGTCAAACATATTCGAAGACTCGAACACAACTTATGTTTTTTGATTTTTTCCCCAGACTAAGCTGGATAGTCAATTTTTACAGCATGTTAAAATATCCCCGCGGTAGCGGGGAAAAGGTGGCTATCTCTAGCGAAGCCTCCATCACAACGGTCCATCCCGCTATGCGGGAACAACCTCCAATCCATAAGTCCGATCGTAACCGATCACAACCTCATGACCGGTCTCTATCTGCCCCGCCCCACGCCAACCTTCTTCCATTTTCTGAAGTATGAGCAGCAGAACGCTACTTTCATCCTCCCGTTCCCAGCGGGGCCACTCCGCTCGCGCGGCCGCCACGACGCGCTCCAAACCAGGTGGAGGAGGACAACGGGCCAGACGATATTGCGCCACCGACACCTCGGACAGCGCCCATGCCCGCCGATGCTCGCCCGCGCAGGCAAGGCCGGGGTCGATTTTCGCGGCCCAGGGCAGCACTCTCCCGTCCTGCATGACCGCAAGCCTGACGGTCACGTACGGCAGATCCTCCAGCCGGGTCGGTGTCCTGGCTTCACGCTCCCACAGCGCGCCGTCCGCCACGTATCCTGCATCGAACGACAGGACATTCCGGTCTGCAGCGAAGCCGGCCGCAAGGGCTTTACCCATCGCGTCCGTGCTGCCCGCCGCCAGCCCGTCCGGGACCGCGCCCGGAGCGTCGGCGTCACCTGCCTCCTCGATCAGGGCCCTGATCCTTCCCGGACTTTCGATCCGTCCGTACCTGAACAGGGTCCGGGCCGTCCGCCAGAGCAACGCCGGATCGCGGTACACCGCGGCCGTTCCGGGCAACACGCGCCTGACCCATGATGGATCGGGTTCAGCGACCGGCTCGGGCGATATGACGAGCAGTTCCTCCCGATCGACAGGTCGTGCGATGCGGTCATGGCGGCGCAACCGCCCGGCGCGCTGGATCACCTGGTCCATCGGCGCGAGGTCGGTCACGAGCACATCGAAATCCAGGTCGAGGCTTTGTTCGATGACCTGCGAAGCCACCAGCACGGCGGAACGCCCCGTCGTTTCCTTGTTCTTTCCGAACCGCGCAAGCACGTCACGCTCGATCGCCAGGCGGTCCACCATGGCGAAACGCGCATGAAAGACCAGTAACTCAACGCCCTGCGCACGAAGGAATCGGGCGGTTGCAATCACCTCGTCCACCGTGTTGCGAATCCATGCGACCGCCGCTCCGGCGGCGGCGGCGGCGATGACTTCGCGGGAGGCGGCATCGGTGTCGGCCAAGCGTCGGACAGCGATGCTACGCGCCAAGCCAGGCCGCAACGCGCAGGGGTATTCTTCGGCCCCAGCTTTGCCGACGAGCGTGACTAGAGGATAGGCCGTGCCCGACAAGGGCGCAGGGTCTACCGTATCCAAACCGCTTCGGAAGGCGTTCGTCAATTCCTGCCGAATCCGCTGCGTCAACGTGGCAGACAGCAGCAAAGCCGACCCACCCATTGCCGCGTGGAACCGGAGCAAGGCCACCATTTCCCGACGCATATAGGGATCGAAGGCGTGGCATTCGTCCACGATAAGAATCTTGCCCGCCAGACCGGCGTGCCGCACCGTCGCGAAGCGTACGGGCAATACGGCCATCAGCGCCTGGTCAATCGTGCCCACCCCTACCTGAGCCATCAGGGCACGCCGTGATTCGCTCCCCAGCCACGCCGCGCAATAGGCTTCCGCCGTTTCATCCATGATCCGGGCATCGGGGAATGCGTCCGATCCGTCATCGGGGGCCAATGCCGCGGCAAATCGCTCGTCCAGCCGCGCACGACCATGGGCCAGCGCCAGTGACGGGCGCGCGGACGGCTGGAAGAGCCGGCGATAGGCCGCCGCCAGCCGGTCATACATGGCGTTCGCCGTGGCCATTGTCGGCAGGGCAACGAACAGTCCCGAACTCCGTCCTGCCGCGATCAGCCTCTGGGCCATGACCAGCGCGGCCTCGGTCTTTCCGCTGCCGGTCGCATCCTCGATAACCACCAGCACCGGCCCGGACGGCACCGGCAGGGTTTCGAGCAACGCCTGCATCGGCGAGGGCTCGCGGATATGGTCAAACAGCCCGGCCGTGCCCGCGAACGGCGCCCCCACCATCGGTCCCAGCCCCGCCCGGTGGATGGCCGACTGTGCCCGGGGCAGCGCGTGGTTCCAGAAATATCCCGATGGATCGGCCACGCTTTCCGGCGTGACATAAGGAAACCATTCCTGTTGCGAGCCGATCCAGTCCGCCTGGATAGTGACCCGCGCCAGCATCCATTCGAGTCGCCTGAGCGTATCATCTCCGGGACGCAGGATAGGCGGCGGCCGGAACACGTCGAACAGAAGGGCGACGAGTGTCCGGGCACGTTCGATCGTGTCAGGCGCCAGCGTGTTCCTGTTCTGGGCCGATACAGGCTGCCCATGATGGCCTGCGACGGCACGCAGAAGCTTCAGTTTATGGGTCAGCCGCCAACATTTTCCGTCCTGGCCGTTCGCGAACAATGCGGCAAGGACGTCATCGACCATGAGATCCAGCAGCGCCAATCCCGCCGCATCGTGAAAACATGGGACCAGTTCTACCGGAAAGCCCCCCAGGATGGCTTCAGGCCAGCATATTTCGACCTTTGCCTGGAAGGCAGGCATGAGCTTGCCGATATCGTGTAATGCGACCAGCAGGCCAAGCTGACGACGGTCAAGGCCGCACTTCGCATTTTCGGGCAGAAGGACCGCGACAGCGGCGACGTCGAGCATATGCGCGATGAGCGGGTGCATGACCGGCCCGATCATGGCGCCTTCCGCTGGAACAGCACGCGCTTTTCCCCAGAAGAATTCCAGTCCGTTCGAACGCATGGCCATGGCCCCTCACGCGGCCCGGGACGCCGCGGGCATCCTGTTCAGCGCGCGGCGATGCGTAGCCGTTCCGCCACCCGGTCATGGCCCATCAGGGGCAGCAGGTCGCGCATTTCGGGGCCCTCTTCCTCGCCGGTCAGGGCGACGCGCAGGGGGTGGAAGACCGATTTGCCGCTGCGGCCGGTGGCGTCGCGGACGGCGGTGGTCCAGTCCTTCCAGGTCTGCGCGTCCCACGGTTCGGGCGGCAGCAGGGCCAGCGCCTGCAGCAGGTAGGCGCCTTCATCGTCCTGGACCGGCGGCACGATCACGCCGCCGACGACGTCCCACCAGTGGCGCAGTTCGGATACCATGTCGACATTGCCGCGCACGGCCATCCAGAACGCCTCGGTCGCACCCTCGGGCAGGCGGTCGCGAATGGCGCCGAAGGGCATCTGGTGCATGACCCGCCGGTTCAGGGCCAGAAGCTGCCGCATGTCGAAACGGGCCGCCGAGCGCGACACTCGCCGCACGTCATAGCTGGCGGCCAGGTCGTCGAACGACAGCGGCGCCGGGTCGTCCGCGCTGCCCAGCCGCGCCAGGTAGGACACGATGGCGACGGGATCGATCCCGTCCTGCCGCAGCGCGCGGATCGACAGCCCGTCGAACCGCTTGGACAGCTTGCCCCCGGCTTCGTCCAGCAGCAGCGGCAGGTGGGCGAAGGCGAACTGGCCGACCTTTCCGCCCAGGGCCTCGGCGATGTCGATCTGCACCCCGGTGTTGGTCAGATGGTCCTCGCCGCGCAGCACGTGGGTCACGCCGGTTTCCATGTCGTCCACGACCGAGGCCAGCGTGTACAGCACCGTGCCGTCGGCCCGGACCAGGACCGGGTCGGAAATCGACTGCAATTTGACCTGCGAGCGGCCCATGACCATGTCGTCCACGCCACGGTCCTGGTCCGACAGGCGGAAGCGCCAGTACGGCACCTTGCCGTTCGCCTCGGCCTGGGCGCGCTGTTCCGCCGTCATGCGCAGCATCGCGCGGTCATAGATCGGCGGCTTGCGCATGCGAATCCGGGCCTCGCGCTTCGACGCCAGTTCCTGCTCGCTCTCGAAACACGGATACAGTCGGCCCGACGCCTTCAGCGTTTCGATCGCCGCCGCATAGCGGTCCAGCCGGTCGGACTGGCGGAACGTTTCGTCCCACGTGATCCCCAGCCAGGCCAGGTCGGTATGCAGGGCATCGACATACTCGTCGCGCGAACGCTCGCGGTCGGTATCGTCGATGCGCAGTTGGAACGTGCCGCCGTGACGGCGCGCGTACAGGGCGTTGGCAATCGCCTGGCGGGCGTTGCCGACATGGATCAGGCCCGTCGGGCTGGGCGCAAAACGGAGTTTCATGCCGCCCTATATGCGTCGGACGCGCCCGAAAGACCAGCCGCGACGAAAGGCCGCCGGATGCGGTCTATTCCGGGGTCTCGTCCTCGTCATCCTCGACCATGCGGCGCGGGTCGATCGTCCGCCAGTCCCGTTCCATCGGGGTCGCGGCATGGGCCGTGAAATCGTCCAGTTCGTTGGCCGAACGCCAACCGTCGTCGCCCGCATCCAGGATTTCGGCATCCTCGCCGAAGGACATCCATGCCTGCAGCACCTCGCGCGGGGCGGCGCCGGCGACGCGGCAGCGTTCGATGCTGTCGCGGACATAGGCGCGGGCGAAGGCGTTGGCATGCGCAAGGTCAAGAAAACCGCCGATATCCTCGACGATGCCCTCCTCGGCGCCGCCGGACAGGTCCAGGATCCGCACGCGCCAGCCGGTCTCGGACGCGGTGGGTTCGGTGGGTTCGAAGGGCGGGGGTGTATCGGTCAAAGGCTGCTTCCGTTCAATGAAAGGGATCAGGAGGGCGGAACGGCCCGGCCATGCGCCTGGCGCAGCAGGAATTCCCGTCCGACCTTCACCCGGGCCTGGCCGTCATAGGACACGATGTCGGCGGTGGCATAGGTTTCCGACCAGCGGTCGGGGATGAAGGAGCCGGTTCCCACCACGTCGATCGGGGCATGGGCATCGGCCATGGCCAGGCATTTCTCGCCGCTGAAGCCGGATGAGACGATGATCCGCACCCTGGGGAAACCGGCTTCGTCCAGTGCCTCGCGCATGCGCCAGATCGCGGCGGCCGAGACGCCGGTGCCCACCAGGTGGCGCAGTTCGGTTTCCGAGCGATAGCGGCGGATG
This genomic stretch from Gluconacetobacter diazotrophicus PA1 5 harbors:
- the casA gene encoding type I-E CRISPR-associated protein Cse1/CasA yields the protein MNLLTASWLPIRRKSGAAETIRPAQIVDRVADDPIMALDWPRADFRIASLEFLIGLLATAFPPKNEDIWCETWEDPPSVEALDEAFAPVAEAFWLDGPGPRFLQDLENLQSGQEPVERLLIDAPGDSTVKKNTDLFVHRQRIMALGRPAACMALFTLQSWAPSGGAGNMTGLRGGGPLVTLVLPREGASLWEMVWANTPFGVPPSEADLPRVFPWLAPTIGSGKDGTSVRPGHNAHPLQCWWGMPRRIRLDFEAAEDGICDLTGQPDAVLVPGWRQRPYGASYADWTGMPYGAGASIHPLTPRYRQKKDAEWLSVHPQPGGIGYRHWAGIVVNSSDTHRLPASTVLSWRNDRARNVAASLTPRLLAAGYDMDNMKARSFVESEMPLPGVVDPVRQEALDALARAYVEAADQVAGILRQCVREALFGKGTISPDATLFSGLRERFWAQTEGTFFDLLHQAVLLGDGDDIDLRRIWLRALRRVALDLFDSAVMLTPDTGTTEAQRSALARRRLGAAVAGGGKEGQALMMVLKIPVPVTRKATSRMKQP
- the gltX gene encoding glutamate--tRNA ligase, yielding MKLRFAPSPTGLIHVGNARQAIANALYARRHGGTFQLRIDDTDRERSRDEYVDALHTDLAWLGITWDETFRQSDRLDRYAAAIETLKASGRLYPCFESEQELASKREARIRMRKPPIYDRAMLRMTAEQRAQAEANGKVPYWRFRLSDQDRGVDDMVMGRSQVKLQSISDPVLVRADGTVLYTLASVVDDMETGVTHVLRGEDHLTNTGVQIDIAEALGGKVGQFAFAHLPLLLDEAGGKLSKRFDGLSIRALRQDGIDPVAIVSYLARLGSADDPAPLSFDDLAASYDVRRVSRSAARFDMRQLLALNRRVMHQMPFGAIRDRLPEGATEAFWMAVRGNVDMVSELRHWWDVVGGVIVPPVQDDEGAYLLQALALLPPEPWDAQTWKDWTTAVRDATGRSGKSVFHPLRVALTGEEEGPEMRDLLPLMGHDRVAERLRIAAR
- the cas6e gene encoding type I-E CRISPR-associated protein Cas6/Cse3/CasE, giving the protein MMRGFLSRIALRRDAPVRALARLLVPDGEGRQHAAAHHLLWALFGDDPDRTRDFLWRQMEAGRFMVLSAREPVDSHGLFDVETRPFDPLLKEGDRLRFLLRANATVDRKTPGRTRSQRHDVVMDALHRRSQREGAEARDSMIADALETWMGRQGVRAGFAPASPLVIEGRDVLRIPRSGGRGIVSFGVVNLTGEVRVTAPDAFLDSLMQGFGRARAFGCGLMLIRRAV
- the cas7e gene encoding type I-E CRISPR-associated protein Cas7/Cse4/CasC translates to MSRFLQLHLLTFYPPSNVNRDDTGNPKTANVGGVTRLRISSQALKRAWRTSEIFSSALAGHMGQRTQRLGNEIRQHLLEKGLDEKRSLAIARDIAGIYGKVKAEKDANSTYTEQLVFISPAEREAAFAMADRLAAGEKIDLAKEKDALLYRTDTAADIALFGRMLASEPSYNREAAVQVAHAITTHRVTVEDDYYTAIDDLKRPEEDAGAGFLSEAGFGSGVFYLYLCVNRELLRKNLGDADESGVMETALGALVEAAATVAPSGKQNSFAALARAQYVLAERGNAQPRTLAGAFARPVAGTDLMAGSIAALRTFRGELARVYGAGIDAECELETARKDSATLADIAAFCRS
- the cas5e gene encoding type I-E CRISPR-associated protein Cas5/CasD, with protein sequence MGQFLTFAMVAPMASFGAIAVGERRDGWDRPARSAVLGLMAACLGLTRDDEDAQAALAADYGLAILCHAPGKLLTDYHTAQAAPARRNWRPATRAEELAASPGDLATILSRRDYRMGTWHLGAVWTSGKTARWSLEALQAAMREPVFTPSLGRRSCPAGLPLAPSVTDGVSAAAVLLDRHRNGPEAGLRIRHDSFRRQFAGASRSGGLLLVLDAVDMAEHGGGHTPLRREIRRDQPLSRRRWQFGLREEAVLLCREEGTI
- the casB gene encoding type I-E CRISPR-associated protein Cse2/CasB, yielding MTGDDRNAIAEKARNWWRELQPDPGGRPGDRGTLARLRRCASIVDALFEPAVQTLARRCGARREGELARVALVAAVLAHVRSDNPAQFVARQIGPTDMAKVATALCKPVRFRRLLDASEFDECLTAFRRLVTLAGRTVNVADLARSVLAWPRTGMWDDMAAEKIRVRWVYEYWNAGEPDSGASAEQSIESEKELQS
- a CDS encoding CRISPR-associated helicase/endonuclease Cas3 produces the protein MAMRSNGLEFFWGKARAVPAEGAMIGPVMHPLIAHMLDVAAVAVLLPENAKCGLDRRQLGLLVALHDIGKLMPAFQAKVEICWPEAILGGFPVELVPCFHDAAGLALLDLMVDDVLAALFANGQDGKCWRLTHKLKLLRAVAGHHGQPVSAQNRNTLAPDTIERARTLVALLFDVFRPPPILRPGDDTLRRLEWMLARVTIQADWIGSQQEWFPYVTPESVADPSGYFWNHALPRAQSAIHRAGLGPMVGAPFAGTAGLFDHIREPSPMQALLETLPVPSGPVLVVIEDATGSGKTEAALVMAQRLIAAGRSSGLFVALPTMATANAMYDRLAAAYRRLFQPSARPSLALAHGRARLDERFAAALAPDDGSDAFPDARIMDETAEAYCAAWLGSESRRALMAQVGVGTIDQALMAVLPVRFATVRHAGLAGKILIVDECHAFDPYMRREMVALLRFHAAMGGSALLLSATLTQRIRQELTNAFRSGLDTVDPAPLSGTAYPLVTLVGKAGAEEYPCALRPGLARSIAVRRLADTDAASREVIAAAAAGAAVAWIRNTVDEVIATARFLRAQGVELLVFHARFAMVDRLAIERDVLARFGKNKETTGRSAVLVASQVIEQSLDLDFDVLVTDLAPMDQVIQRAGRLRRHDRIARPVDREELLVISPEPVAEPDPSWVRRVLPGTAAVYRDPALLWRTARTLFRYGRIESPGRIRALIEEAGDADAPGAVPDGLAAGSTDAMGKALAAGFAADRNVLSFDAGYVADGALWEREARTPTRLEDLPYVTVRLAVMQDGRVLPWAAKIDPGLACAGEHRRAWALSEVSVAQYRLARCPPPPGLERVVAAARAEWPRWEREDESSVLLLILQKMEEGWRGAGQIETGHEVVIGYDRTYGLEVVPA